Proteins found in one Gordonia sp. PDNC005 genomic segment:
- a CDS encoding iron chelate uptake ABC transporter family permease subunit gives MTVDAETPRAAPVPDVRKPVDWWRVGRITAGLLVAVALLGLVFLASLSVGSTSIPFSTVWQALWSFDHSDEHIIVRDMRLPRTVLGLVVGAALGVGGALIQAMTRNPLADPGILGVNAGAAFFVALAVGVLGFTDIRVYVWFAFIGAILVMVLVYALGSSGRGGATPIRLTLSGVAVGAVLTGVTSGLVLLDPAAFATMRSWNAGSIAGRGFDVTSSVLPFIVIGLVLTVLIARPLNAVALGDDLARSLGADVNRTRLIGVVAVTLLCGAATAAAGPIVFLGLMVPHVARWIVGPDQRWILAYTVVGAPTLLLVSDIVGRLVVRPGELQVGIVSALIGAPVLILLVRRGKASGL, from the coding sequence ATGACGGTCGACGCTGAGACTCCGCGCGCGGCACCTGTTCCCGACGTCCGGAAGCCCGTCGACTGGTGGCGGGTCGGGCGGATCACCGCGGGCTTGCTGGTCGCCGTCGCGCTGCTCGGGCTGGTGTTCCTGGCCAGCTTGAGCGTCGGCTCGACCAGCATCCCCTTCAGTACTGTCTGGCAGGCCCTGTGGTCGTTCGATCACTCCGACGAGCACATCATCGTCCGCGACATGCGTCTGCCGAGGACGGTCCTGGGGCTGGTCGTCGGTGCGGCGCTGGGTGTCGGCGGCGCGCTGATCCAGGCGATGACACGCAACCCGCTCGCCGATCCGGGCATTCTCGGAGTGAACGCAGGCGCCGCGTTCTTCGTCGCGTTGGCCGTCGGTGTGCTCGGGTTCACCGACATCCGAGTTTATGTCTGGTTCGCCTTCATCGGAGCGATTCTCGTGATGGTGCTGGTGTACGCACTCGGCTCGTCCGGACGGGGAGGCGCGACTCCGATCCGGCTCACGCTGTCGGGTGTCGCCGTCGGCGCCGTCCTGACGGGAGTCACGTCGGGCCTCGTCCTGCTCGATCCGGCGGCGTTCGCCACGATGCGTTCGTGGAACGCGGGATCGATCGCCGGGCGCGGCTTCGATGTCACGAGCTCGGTCCTGCCGTTCATCGTCATCGGCCTGGTGCTGACGGTGCTGATCGCGCGGCCGCTGAACGCGGTGGCCCTCGGCGACGACCTCGCGAGATCTCTGGGCGCGGATGTGAACCGGACGCGTCTGATCGGCGTTGTCGCGGTGACCCTCTTGTGCGGCGCGGCGACGGCGGCAGCGGGTCCGATCGTGTTCCTCGGCCTGATGGTTCCGCACGTCGCACGCTGGATCGTCGGACCTGACCAGCGGTGGATCCTGGCGTACACGGTGGTCGGCGCGCCGACGCTGCTGCTGGTCTCGGACATCGTGGGTCGGCTCGTCGTTCGCCCCGGTGAGCTCCAGGTCGGAATCGTGAGTGCCCTGATCGGTGCTCCGGTCCTGATCCTGCTCGTGCGTCGCGGAAAGGCCAGTGGGCTGTGA
- a CDS encoding iron chelate uptake ABC transporter family permease subunit has product MVVGRGFGGGWSVRADLRMVSVCALVATAAIAVGVVTLCVGDLPIAPDRVLAAIMGDGSRMETTVVVKWRMPRVVLALVLGALLGASGAIFQSVTRNPLGSPDVIGFNTGAYTGALVVILLIGQKGYYETAAGALIGGVATALAVYLLAYKRGVQGFRLIIVGIAVSAMLTSINAWILVKADLDRAMSASVWGAGSLNGLRWDNATPVLIVAALCVPLLVVAAVRMPILDLGDDAAKAVGLRAEGTRLYLILVGVVLTAIAAAAAGPIAFVSLAAPQIARRLTGAPGVGLAPAAVMGALLLVASDLVAQRAFAPTPLPVGVVTVSVGGIYLVWLLFKEGRRQ; this is encoded by the coding sequence ATGGTGGTCGGCCGCGGATTCGGTGGCGGCTGGTCGGTGCGTGCCGACCTGCGGATGGTGTCCGTGTGTGCACTCGTCGCGACGGCGGCGATCGCCGTCGGCGTCGTGACTCTCTGTGTCGGCGACCTGCCGATCGCTCCCGATCGTGTGCTCGCCGCGATCATGGGCGACGGCAGCCGGATGGAGACGACCGTCGTCGTGAAGTGGCGGATGCCGAGGGTGGTGCTCGCACTCGTGCTGGGGGCGCTGCTCGGCGCGAGCGGTGCGATCTTCCAGTCCGTGACGCGGAACCCGCTCGGCAGTCCCGACGTCATCGGCTTCAATACCGGCGCGTACACCGGCGCCCTCGTCGTGATTCTGCTGATCGGGCAGAAGGGCTATTACGAGACGGCGGCGGGCGCCCTGATCGGCGGCGTGGCGACCGCTCTTGCGGTGTATCTGCTCGCGTACAAGCGCGGGGTTCAAGGTTTCCGGCTGATCATCGTCGGAATCGCCGTGAGTGCGATGCTGACCTCGATCAACGCCTGGATACTGGTCAAAGCGGACCTGGATCGCGCGATGTCGGCGTCGGTCTGGGGAGCGGGTTCCCTCAACGGCCTCCGCTGGGACAACGCGACACCGGTCCTGATCGTCGCAGCCCTGTGTGTCCCGCTGCTGGTGGTGGCGGCCGTCCGAATGCCGATCCTCGACCTCGGAGACGACGCGGCCAAAGCCGTCGGTCTCCGGGCCGAGGGGACCAGGCTCTATCTCATCCTGGTGGGCGTGGTGCTGACGGCCATCGCGGCTGCCGCGGCGGGGCCGATCGCGTTCGTGTCGTTGGCCGCGCCTCAGATCGCCCGACGGCTCACCGGGGCGCCCGGGGTGGGGCTCGCGCCGGCCGCGGTCATGGGGGCACTACTGCTCGTGGCGAGTGATCTGGTGGCGCAACGGGCGTTCGCGCCGACCCCTCTCCCCGTCGGTGTGGTGACGGTGTCCGTCGGCGGGATCTATCTTGTGTGGCTGCTGTTCAAGGAAGGGCGTCGGCAATGA